Part of the Terrisporobacter glycolicus ATCC 14880 = DSM 1288 genome is shown below.
ATTAAAGATATGGAATAAAATGTTATTATGCTTGGCAATACAACTCCAAATTATTTATATGAGATAATTAGTCATCATAAACTTGAAGAAACTATTAAGTATACATATGATGAAGATATAAATAAAGAAGGTAATACAATAGAAATTAAATATCCATATAAAGTAAAAATATTAAGTAGTACGGTATCTTCAATACCATATAAAGAAATTTTACAAGGAATAGCTAACTATGAACAAGGTAGAGAGCCATCAATTTGTCAAAGTGTTTATTTTATAAATATAAATAAGAATATTATCTTTAATATGTATGATGATAGAGGATGTATTATTTTTTCAAATTCAAAAGATAGGTTAATTAACTTGTATCAAAGGTATAATGAATGGTTAGTTGATTACTGGCGTGTATATATTGATAATATATTTAAGGAAATATAGAAATAGGAATTTGAAGGAGCAGAAAATATGAAAAATGAAAATATAAGTTATCTAGGATTAGGATTATGCTTTGGCGTTACTTTCGGTTTAGTATTTAAAAATTTAGCGATTGGTTTGTCTCTTGGTTTACTTATTGGAGTAGTACTCGATAGTAATAAACGCAAGAATAAATAAAATTTATATAATGAAGTATATCTAAAAATAGGAATTTGGCAGTGATGTTTTTGTTATTTAAAGTGTCAACTAGAACAGATATTTTTGTGAACACTTTAAATATTACTAATTGAGGGGGTTATTAATTTTGATATACTTAATTTAGGGGTGAGATTATGAGCTTTAGTTTTATAAATTTTATAATATATCCGTTAGTATATATTATATTTATGCCTGTGTTGGCATTTATTCATGAACTTGGTCATGCTATACCAGCTTTAATATTCACAAAAAATGAAGTTAGTGTAAACATCGGAAATTATAATTTGATAAAGAAAGTAAAACTAAATAGGTTAGTCATAAATATTTATGGATACAGGTCTATAATGGATGTATCTTACGCTTATGTTAATTGGGAAACTCTAGAAAGTAAATTCAAATCAATTATAATGATTGCAGGTGGTCCGATAGCATCTTTATGTACTTCAATTGTATTATATCTCACTTTAGAAATAATACAATTACCTTATTTGATAATGAAAATATTTAATGGGATACTACTATGTAGTATAGGTCAATTTATAGTAACTGCATTGCCAATGAAGTATAGCGATAATGGTCCGTACAAAGGGTTTACAAGTGATGGATATAAAATAGAACAATGGTTAAAGATGAAAAATACAAATTAGATATCCAGTTAAAAATATATGCTTTATTAGTGCTCCACATTAATATATTTACCTATATTATTTTGTAGATTTAATGTTGACTTATAAATAATTGGTGCTACAATTTAATTGCTATAATGCAATATGGTATTAGTTGATTCTTTTAATGCATTTCTTAACTTATAAAGTTATATAAATTAAAAGTTACATTTAAGAAAAAACTATATGATTTAGTAGAAGACAATAAAAATAAAAAAGAAGAGGGAATATGAGATGAATATAGTAGAAAGAATTGAAAACTTACGTAAAGTTATGCAAGAAAAAAACATTGATGCTTACATAGTACCTACTGCTGATTTTCACCAAAGTGAATATGTGGGAGAGTATTTTAAATCTAGAAAATTCATCACTGGATTTTCAGGATCTGCTGGTACAGCAATTATAACAAAGACTGAGGGTCGCCTTTGGGTAGATGGAAGATATTTTATACAAGCAGCTAAACAACTTGAAGGAACTACAGTTGAGTTAATGAGAATGGGTGAACCAGGAGTTTTAACTATAGAGGAATATTTAAAAGAAACATTAAAATCTGGAGAAACATTAGGTTTTGATGGACGTGTAGTATCAGTAGGAGAAGGTCAAGAATATGAAAAAATCGCAAAAGCAAATCATGCAAAAGTTGATTATAATGAAGACCTTATAAGTGAAATTTGGAATGATAGACCAGTTCTTTCAAAAGAGCCAGCATTTGCATTGGACGTTAAATATACAGGTGAATCAACATCAGACAAATTAAAAAGAATTAGAGAAGAAATGGATAAAGCAGGGGCATCTATTCATGTTCTTACAACTTTAGATGACATATGTTGGACATTAAATATTAGAGGAAATGATATTGAGTTCTTCCCACTAGTTCTTGCATATGCAATAATTACTAAAGATACT
Proteins encoded:
- a CDS encoding DUF3885 domain-containing protein codes for the protein MLGNTTPNYLYEIISHHKLEETIKYTYDEDINKEGNTIEIKYPYKVKILSSTVSSIPYKEILQGIANYEQGREPSICQSVYFININKNIIFNMYDDRGCIIFSNSKDRLINLYQRYNEWLVDYWRVYIDNIFKEI